In Paracoccus jeotgali, the following are encoded in one genomic region:
- a CDS encoding TRAP transporter small permease — MRFLDRFEEGFIVILMAAATILIFVAVAQRYSLDMTANLVRASRGWEIQWISDASRWLYGALRSLNLVWAQEACIYLFVWMAKFGAAYGVRIGIHVGVDVLTERLDGAAKTIVTTIAMSGGILFTFIVAWIGFDFVWHVYKNGPISPDLEIKMWIIYLAVPLGSALMCFRFIQALWMFLRTGEIAHHSFDTVEGIEEEAEIAAEGKS; from the coding sequence ATGCGGTTTCTTGACCGTTTCGAGGAAGGTTTCATCGTCATTCTGATGGCTGCGGCGACGATCCTGATCTTCGTCGCGGTGGCGCAGCGGTATTCGCTGGACATGACGGCGAATCTGGTGCGGGCCAGCCGCGGCTGGGAGATCCAGTGGATCAGCGATGCCTCGCGCTGGCTGTATGGCGCGCTGCGCAGCCTGAACCTGGTCTGGGCGCAAGAGGCCTGCATCTATCTGTTCGTCTGGATGGCCAAGTTCGGCGCCGCCTATGGCGTGCGCATCGGCATCCATGTCGGCGTCGATGTGCTGACCGAGCGTCTGGACGGCGCGGCCAAGACCATCGTCACCACCATCGCCATGTCGGGCGGCATCCTGTTCACCTTCATCGTGGCCTGGATCGGCTTTGACTTCGTCTGGCATGTCTACAAGAACGGGCCAATCTCGCCCGATCTCGAGATCAAGATGTGGATCATCTACCTTGCCGTGCCGCTGGGTTCGGCGCTGATGTGCTTCCGTTTCATCCAGGCGCTGTGGATGTTCCTGCGCACCGGCGAGATCGCGCATCACAGCTTTGACACCGTCGAAGGCATCGAGGAAGAGGCCGAGATCGCCGCAGAGGGAAAATCGTGA
- a CDS encoding indolepyruvate oxidoreductase subunit beta family protein, producing the protein MMPAAQQPESGAGGIIKLAVLAVGGQGGGVLTGWIEALARANGYAAQATSVAGVAQRTGATVYYVEMAPAGERDPVFSLMPAAGDVDIMITAEMMEAGRAIMRGFVTPDRTVLITSTHRALAVSEKMVPGDGIASSEEVLAAAEIAARRLICADFDAMAVQKGSVISATLFGALGGSGALPFPREAFEDAIRAGGKGVEPSLRAFAAGFEAAQSGAATGAAAQTPDAAPAPAADATVRGPDRLLRDWQALVARLDTLPDSARDMARRGLEKTVDFQDLAYGAEYLDRLDSLRDRDPGDGSLLVEAAKYVANAMSYDDIIRVADAKTRTGRSSRIEAEMGVRQGQVMQVTEFLHPRAEEVVSMFPARMGARWMDNPRRMRWVERLAGGGRRIRSDGMIGFGVLYLLAGAKGWRRRTLRHAQEQAHLDAWLTRVRAAPCPAVAIELLRNQRLIKGYSDTHARGQSKFDRVMQGAALVETREDGADWIRRLREAALLDEKGEALDGALQTVRSFA; encoded by the coding sequence ATGATGCCCGCCGCGCAGCAGCCCGAAAGCGGCGCGGGCGGCATCATCAAGCTGGCGGTCCTGGCCGTGGGCGGTCAGGGCGGCGGCGTGCTGACCGGCTGGATCGAGGCGCTGGCCCGGGCCAATGGCTATGCCGCGCAGGCGACCAGCGTGGCGGGCGTCGCCCAACGCACCGGGGCCACGGTCTATTATGTCGAGATGGCACCCGCGGGCGAGCGCGACCCGGTGTTCTCGCTGATGCCCGCCGCGGGCGATGTCGACATCATGATCACCGCCGAGATGATGGAGGCCGGCCGCGCCATCATGCGCGGCTTTGTCACCCCGGACCGGACCGTGCTGATCACCTCGACCCACCGCGCGCTGGCGGTGTCGGAAAAGATGGTGCCCGGCGACGGCATCGCCTCCAGCGAAGAGGTTCTGGCCGCGGCCGAGATCGCCGCCCGCCGCCTGATCTGCGCCGATTTCGACGCCATGGCGGTGCAAAAGGGCTCGGTCATTTCGGCGACGCTGTTCGGCGCGCTCGGTGGATCGGGCGCGCTGCCCTTCCCGCGCGAGGCGTTCGAGGACGCGATCCGCGCCGGCGGCAAGGGGGTCGAGCCCAGCCTGCGCGCCTTCGCCGCCGGTTTCGAGGCCGCCCAGTCAGGCGCGGCGACGGGCGCGGCCGCGCAGACACCCGACGCGGCACCCGCCCCTGCCGCTGACGCCACCGTGCGCGGCCCGGACCGGCTGCTGCGCGACTGGCAGGCGCTTGTGGCGCGGCTGGATACGCTGCCCGACTCTGCCCGCGACATGGCCCGGCGCGGTCTGGAAAAGACGGTCGATTTTCAGGATCTGGCCTATGGCGCGGAATATCTGGACCGGCTGGACAGCCTGCGGGACCGCGACCCCGGCGACGGTTCGCTGCTGGTCGAGGCGGCGAAATACGTCGCCAATGCCATGAGCTATGACGACATCATCCGGGTGGCCGACGCCAAGACCCGCACCGGCCGCAGCAGCCGGATCGAGGCCGAGATGGGGGTCCGGCAGGGTCAGGTCATGCAGGTGACCGAGTTCCTGCACCCCCGCGCCGAAGAGGTCGTCTCGATGTTCCCGGCCCGGATGGGCGCACGCTGGATGGACAACCCGCGCCGGATGCGGTGGGTCGAACGGCTGGCAGGCGGCGGTCGGCGCATCCGCAGCGACGGGATGATCGGCTTTGGCGTGCTGTATCTGCTGGCCGGGGCCAAGGGCTGGCGGCGCCGGACCCTGCGTCACGCGCAGGAACAGGCGCATCTGGACGCCTGGCTGACGCGGGTGCGCGCCGCCCCCTGCCCGGCGGTCGCCATCGAGTTGCTGCGCAATCAGCGGCTGATCAAGGGCTATTCCGACACCCATGCCCGCGGCCAGTCGAAGTTCGACCGGGTCATGCAGGGCGCCGCGCTGGTCGAAACGCGCGAGGACGGGGCCGACTGGATCCGCCGCCTGCGCGAGGCCGCGCTGCTGGATGAAAAGGGCGAGGCGCTGGACGGGGCCTTGCAGACCGTTCGCAGCTTTGCCTGA
- a CDS encoding TRAP transporter large permease, with amino-acid sequence MTALAIFLILAALLVTGMPVSIALGLTVFSFLFAFTDIPLDSIALKLFTGIEKFEIMAIPFFILAGNFLTHGGVARRMIRFAASMVGHWYGGMGMAAVLSCALFAAISGSSPATVMAVGSILIPAMVKQGYPPQFGVGAIATAGGLGILIPPSIVLVMYSVATTGMVVTGPDGGPVMSASIGSLFMAGVIPGLMLAAMLGATTYWRARANDYPRMDKASWRERWAAFRESVWGLMLIVIIMGGIYGGFFTPTEAAAVSAVYAFFIAVWVYKDIRLRDVPRVLLTSAAMSAMLLYIITNAVMFAFILTSEQIPQTLSAAIVDLGFGKIGFLLIVNVMLLMIGMVMEPSAIVLIMAPILYPVAVKLGVDPVHFGIMMVVNMEIGLCTPPVGLNLYVGSAISQLGLTEVSRAALPWLLTALTFLMLVTYIPAISLWLPRMLGM; translated from the coding sequence GTGACCGCACTTGCCATTTTCCTGATCCTCGCGGCGCTGCTGGTCACCGGCATGCCGGTGTCCATCGCGCTGGGGCTGACCGTGTTCAGCTTTCTGTTCGCCTTCACCGACATCCCGCTCGACAGTATCGCGCTGAAGCTGTTCACCGGAATCGAGAAGTTCGAGATCATGGCGATCCCGTTCTTCATCCTGGCCGGCAATTTCCTGACCCATGGCGGGGTGGCGCGGCGGATGATCCGATTTGCCGCCTCGATGGTGGGGCACTGGTATGGCGGCATGGGGATGGCCGCGGTGCTGTCCTGCGCGCTGTTCGCCGCGATTTCGGGCTCGTCCCCGGCCACGGTGATGGCGGTCGGCTCGATCCTGATCCCGGCCATGGTCAAGCAGGGCTATCCGCCGCAATTCGGCGTCGGCGCCATCGCGACCGCCGGCGGGCTGGGCATCCTGATCCCGCCCTCGATCGTGCTGGTGATGTATTCGGTGGCCACGACCGGCATGGTGGTGACCGGCCCCGATGGCGGGCCGGTGATGTCGGCCTCGATCGGGTCGCTGTTCATGGCAGGGGTCATTCCGGGGCTGATGCTGGCCGCGATGCTGGGCGCCACGACCTATTGGCGGGCGCGGGCCAACGACTATCCGCGCATGGACAAGGCCAGCTGGCGCGAACGCTGGGCGGCGTTCCGCGAATCGGTCTGGGGGCTGATGCTGATCGTCATCATCATGGGCGGCATCTATGGCGGCTTCTTCACCCCGACCGAGGCGGCGGCCGTCAGCGCCGTCTATGCCTTCTTCATCGCCGTCTGGGTCTACAAGGACATCCGCCTGCGCGACGTGCCGCGCGTGCTGCTGACCTCGGCCGCGATGTCGGCGATGCTGCTTTACATCATCACCAACGCGGTGATGTTCGCCTTCATCCTGACGTCCGAGCAGATCCCGCAGACGCTGTCGGCTGCCATCGTCGATCTGGGCTTTGGCAAGATCGGCTTCCTGCTGATCGTCAACGTCATGCTGCTGATGATCGGCATGGTGATGGAGCCGTCGGCCATCGTGCTGATCATGGCCCCGATCCTGTATCCGGTCGCCGTCAAGCTGGGCGTCGATCCGGTGCATTTCGGGATCATGATGGTGGTCAACATGGAGATCGGGCTGTGCACCCCGCCGGTGGGGCTGAACCTCTATGTCGGCTCGGCCATCTCGCAGCTGGGCCTGACCGAGGTCAGCCGCGCCGCGCTGCCCTGGCTGCTGACCGCGCTGACCTTCCTGATGCTGGTTACTTACATCCCGGCCATATCGCTCTGGCTGCCGCGGATGCTGGGAATGTGA
- a CDS encoding enoyl-CoA hydratase family protein, producing the protein MRSDVTHFTCNIDGPIATVSLNRPERKNPLTFDSYAELRDWFRDLHYDDDIRAVIFAPNGGNFSSGGDVHDIIGPLTRMNTKELMRFTRMTGDLVRAMIGCGKPIIAAVDGVCAGAGAIIAMASDLRIATPEAKTAFLFNRVGLAGCDMGACAILPRLIGQGRAAELLYLGRSMTADEGLAWGFFNRVVPADELLDNARDLAGRIAAGPGFANMMTKTMLAQEWAMTLDQAIEAEAQAQAICMQTQDFHRAYHAFVAKQKPVFEGD; encoded by the coding sequence ATGCGCAGCGACGTGACCCATTTCACCTGCAACATCGACGGCCCCATCGCCACGGTGTCGCTGAACCGCCCCGAGCGGAAGAACCCGCTGACCTTCGACAGCTATGCCGAACTGCGCGACTGGTTCCGCGATCTGCATTACGACGACGACATCCGCGCGGTGATCTTTGCGCCCAATGGCGGCAATTTCAGCTCGGGCGGGGATGTGCATGACATCATCGGCCCGCTGACCCGGATGAACACCAAGGAACTGATGCGCTTCACCCGCATGACCGGCGATCTGGTCCGCGCCATGATCGGCTGCGGCAAGCCGATCATCGCGGCGGTGGACGGGGTCTGCGCCGGGGCCGGCGCGATCATCGCCATGGCGTCCGATCTGCGCATCGCCACGCCCGAGGCCAAGACCGCCTTCCTGTTCAACCGCGTGGGCCTTGCCGGCTGCGACATGGGCGCCTGCGCGATCCTGCCCCGGCTGATCGGTCAGGGCCGCGCGGCCGAGCTGCTGTATCTGGGCCGCTCGATGACCGCTGACGAAGGGCTCGCCTGGGGCTTCTTCAATCGCGTCGTGCCGGCTGATGAGCTGCTGGACAATGCCCGCGATCTGGCCGGGCGCATCGCCGCCGGGCCGGGTTTCGCCAACATGATGACCAAGACGATGCTGGCGCAGGAATGGGCGATGACGCTGGATCAGGCGATCGAGGCCGAGGCGCAGGCCCAGGCGATCTGCATGCAGACGCAGGATTTCCACCGCGCCTATCACGCCTTTGTCGCCAAGCAGAAACCCGTGTTCGAGGGCGACTGA
- a CDS encoding RidA family protein, whose translation MTPQTIHPEGWAPALGYANGMLMPDGTLHVGGQIGWDKDKVFQTHDFVEQLEQCLQNVVDIVRAAGGEPSHIGRLTWYVKNKDDYLARQRDVGAAYRRVMGKHFPAISMLVVADLIEDDAQIEIEATAFIPQA comes from the coding sequence ATGACGCCACAGACCATTCACCCCGAAGGCTGGGCCCCGGCCCTTGGCTATGCCAATGGCATGTTGATGCCCGACGGCACGCTGCATGTCGGCGGCCAGATCGGCTGGGACAAGGACAAGGTGTTCCAGACCCATGATTTCGTCGAGCAGCTTGAACAATGCCTGCAGAACGTGGTCGATATCGTCCGCGCGGCGGGCGGCGAGCCGAGCCATATCGGGCGGCTGACCTGGTATGTGAAGAACAAGGACGACTACCTGGCCCGGCAGCGCGACGTCGGCGCCGCCTATCGCCGGGTGATGGGCAAGCACTTCCCCGCCATCTCGATGCTGGTCGTGGCCGACCTGATCGAGGACGACGCCCAGATCGAGATCGAGGCCACCGCGTTCATCCCGCAGGCTTGA
- a CDS encoding acyl-CoA thioesterase, with the protein MAHYRFPQKILFKHCDPAGIVFYPRYYEMLNDAVEAMFSDLLGWPFEEMHKTPPNGSGVPTVRMETVFSAPSRHGDRIELAVTLTRLGASSLGLRTVASAGDEVRFTAEQVLVCVDGHGRPRGWPDAVREKITSIMEDAA; encoded by the coding sequence ATGGCACATTACCGCTTTCCCCAGAAAATCCTGTTCAAGCATTGCGATCCTGCGGGCATCGTCTTCTACCCCCGCTATTACGAGATGCTGAACGACGCGGTCGAGGCGATGTTCAGCGACCTGCTGGGCTGGCCCTTTGAAGAGATGCACAAGACGCCCCCGAACGGCAGCGGCGTGCCGACGGTGCGGATGGAGACGGTGTTCAGCGCCCCCAGCCGCCACGGCGACCGGATCGAGCTGGCGGTGACGCTGACCCGGCTGGGCGCCAGCAGCCTTGGCCTGCGGACCGTCGCCTCGGCCGGCGACGAGGTGCGCTTCACCGCCGAGCAGGTGCTTGTCTGCGTCGACGGCCATGGCCGCCCGCGCGGCTGGCCCGACGCGGTGCGCGAAAAGATCACATCGATCATGGAGGACGCGGCATGA
- a CDS encoding acyl-CoA dehydrogenase family protein, with product MADLSFLDWPFLDDSHRELAAQVDAWAAGALAGIDHADTDAACCALVAAMGEAGILTHSAIAPDQPEGRLDVRALCLIRETLARHDGLADFAFAMQGLGTGAISLFGTPGQQAEWLPKTRSGQAIAAFALTEPASGSDVANSTMTAMRDGDDYVLNGEKTWISNGGIADVYTLFARTGEAPGAKGLSAFILPAGLPGFSITERLETIAPHPLATLRFDDCRIPASAMLGQPGQGFRIAMSVLDVFRATVAAAALGFARRALDEALARVTSRQVQGAPLADLQMVQGHIADMALGIDASALLVYRAAWAKDMGAPRVTREAAMAKLFSTEAAQKIIDSAVQLHGGDGVRSGEVVERLYREIRALRIYEGASDVQRVVIARQALAEFQGRS from the coding sequence ATGGCGGATCTCAGCTTTCTGGACTGGCCCTTTCTTGACGACAGCCACCGCGAACTGGCGGCGCAGGTCGATGCCTGGGCGGCGGGCGCATTGGCGGGCATCGACCACGCCGACACCGACGCCGCCTGCTGCGCGCTGGTGGCCGCCATGGGCGAGGCGGGCATCCTGACCCATTCGGCCATCGCGCCCGACCAGCCCGAGGGGCGGCTGGATGTCCGCGCGCTGTGCCTGATCCGCGAGACGCTGGCCCGGCATGACGGCCTCGCCGATTTCGCCTTTGCGATGCAGGGGCTGGGGACGGGGGCGATCTCGCTCTTCGGCACGCCCGGGCAGCAGGCCGAGTGGTTGCCCAAGACCCGCAGCGGGCAGGCCATCGCGGCCTTTGCGCTGACCGAGCCGGCATCGGGTTCCGACGTCGCCAACTCGACCATGACGGCGATGCGGGACGGGGATGATTACGTCCTGAACGGCGAAAAGACCTGGATTTCCAACGGCGGCATCGCCGACGTCTATACCCTGTTCGCCCGCACCGGCGAGGCGCCGGGCGCCAAGGGGCTGTCGGCCTTCATCCTGCCCGCCGGTCTGCCGGGGTTCAGCATCACCGAGCGGCTTGAGACCATCGCCCCCCATCCGCTGGCCACGCTGCGGTTCGACGACTGCCGCATCCCCGCCAGCGCCATGCTGGGCCAGCCGGGGCAGGGGTTCCGCATCGCCATGTCGGTGCTGGACGTGTTCCGCGCCACCGTCGCCGCCGCCGCGTTGGGTTTCGCGCGCCGCGCGCTGGACGAGGCGCTGGCCCGCGTCACCTCGCGGCAGGTGCAGGGCGCGCCGCTGGCCGATCTGCAGATGGTGCAGGGCCATATCGCGGACATGGCGCTGGGGATCGACGCCTCCGCGCTGCTGGTCTACCGCGCCGCCTGGGCCAAGGACATGGGCGCCCCCCGCGTCACCCGCGAGGCCGCGATGGCCAAGCTGTTCTCGACCGAGGCCGCGCAAAAGATCATCGACAGCGCCGTGCAACTGCATGGCGGCGACGGCGTCCGCAGCGGTGAGGTGGTCGAGCGGCTGTATCGCGAGATCCGCGCGCTGCGCATCTATGAAGGCGCAAGCGACGTGCAGCGGGTGGTCATCGCCCGGCAGGCGCTTGCCGAATTTCAGGGCAGATCGTGA
- a CDS encoding bifunctional salicylyl-CoA 5-hydroxylase/oxidoreductase, whose translation MRIACLGGGPAGLYFAISMKLRDPSHEVVVIERNRANDTFGWGVVLSDDALENLETNDPISAQAIRDSFAYWDDIAVVHDGVRTVSGGHGFAGIGRKQMLILLQQRARELGVELRFETEFGNVEDYRRDYDLVVAADGINSRVRTQYEDVFKPDIDNRECKFIWLGTHQKFDDAFTFIFEKTEHGWMWAHVYQFDNDTATFIVECQQDTWDRWGFQDMSKEEIVETCRKVFARHLDGHELISNATHLRGSAVWMNFPRVICEKWYHENIVLMGDAAATAHFSIGSGSRLAFDSAITLANYLHSEPDMKAAFDRYQAERRLEVLRLQSAARNSLEWFEQVERYLDLDPVQFAYSLLTRSQRISHENLRLRDPEWLESAEKWFQTQAGADPDAPVRAPMFAPYKLRDMTLKNRIVVSPMAQYKAVDGTPTDWHLIHYGERAKGGAALVFTEMTCVSPEGRITPGCPGLYAPEHEAAWRRLTDFVHAETDARICCQIGHSGRKGSTNLGWEGIDTPLAQDNWSVVSASAIPWSRGNATPREATREELDEITQQFVAAAEMAERAGFDMIELHAAHGYLLSSFISPVSNKRQDEFGGSLENRLRWPLQVFAAMRKVWPAHKPMSVRISANDWVGEDGVTPAEAVEIARAFREVGADLVDVSAGQTSVEGRPVYGRMFQTPFSDRIRNETGIPTMAVGNIYEADHANSILMAGRADLVAVGRPHLADPYWTLHEATRIGDRHAEWPLPYLNGRDQAWRLADREAEAIRA comes from the coding sequence ATGCGCATCGCATGTCTGGGGGGCGGACCGGCCGGTCTATACTTTGCGATTTCCATGAAGCTGCGCGATCCCTCGCATGAGGTGGTCGTGATCGAGCGCAACCGCGCCAACGACACCTTCGGCTGGGGCGTGGTGCTGTCCGACGACGCGCTGGAAAACCTGGAAACCAACGACCCCATCAGCGCGCAGGCGATCCGCGACAGCTTCGCCTATTGGGACGACATCGCGGTGGTCCATGACGGCGTGCGGACGGTGTCGGGCGGGCATGGCTTTGCCGGGATCGGGCGCAAGCAGATGCTGATCCTGCTGCAGCAGCGCGCGCGCGAGCTGGGCGTCGAGCTGCGTTTCGAAACCGAGTTCGGCAATGTCGAGGATTACCGCCGCGACTACGATCTGGTGGTCGCCGCCGACGGCATCAACTCGCGGGTGCGGACGCAGTATGAGGACGTCTTCAAGCCCGACATCGACAATCGCGAATGCAAGTTCATCTGGCTGGGCACGCATCAGAAATTCGACGACGCGTTCACCTTCATCTTCGAAAAGACCGAGCATGGCTGGATGTGGGCGCATGTCTACCAGTTCGACAACGACACCGCGACCTTCATCGTCGAATGTCAGCAGGACACCTGGGACCGCTGGGGTTTTCAGGACATGTCCAAGGAAGAGATCGTCGAGACCTGCCGCAAGGTCTTTGCGCGGCATCTGGACGGGCACGAGCTGATCTCGAACGCGACGCATCTGCGCGGCTCGGCGGTGTGGATGAACTTCCCCCGCGTCATCTGCGAGAAGTGGTATCACGAAAACATCGTGCTGATGGGCGATGCCGCCGCGACGGCGCATTTCTCGATCGGCTCCGGCTCTCGGCTGGCTTTCGACAGCGCGATCACGCTGGCGAACTATCTGCACAGCGAACCCGACATGAAGGCCGCCTTCGACCGCTATCAGGCCGAGCGCCGGCTCGAGGTGCTGCGCCTGCAATCCGCCGCGCGCAACAGTCTGGAGTGGTTCGAGCAGGTCGAGCGCTATCTGGACCTCGACCCGGTGCAGTTCGCCTATTCGCTGCTGACCCGCTCGCAGCGGATCAGCCATGAAAACCTGCGCCTGCGCGACCCGGAATGGCTGGAATCGGCGGAGAAATGGTTCCAGACCCAGGCCGGCGCCGACCCCGATGCGCCGGTCCGCGCGCCCATGTTCGCGCCCTACAAGCTGCGCGACATGACGCTGAAGAACCGCATCGTCGTCTCGCCCATGGCGCAATACAAGGCGGTGGATGGCACCCCGACCGACTGGCACCTGATCCATTACGGCGAACGCGCAAAGGGCGGCGCGGCATTGGTCTTTACCGAGATGACCTGCGTCTCGCCCGAGGGGCGCATCACCCCCGGCTGCCCCGGTCTTTACGCGCCGGAACACGAGGCCGCGTGGCGACGCCTGACCGATTTCGTCCATGCCGAGACCGACGCCCGGATCTGCTGCCAGATCGGCCATTCCGGCCGCAAGGGCTCGACCAATCTGGGGTGGGAGGGGATCGACACCCCGCTGGCACAGGACAACTGGTCGGTCGTCTCGGCCTCGGCCATTCCGTGGTCGCGCGGCAACGCCACCCCGCGCGAGGCCACGCGCGAGGAGCTGGACGAGATCACGCAGCAATTCGTCGCCGCCGCCGAAATGGCCGAGCGCGCGGGCTTTGACATGATCGAGCTGCATGCCGCGCATGGCTATCTGCTGTCGTCCTTCATCTCGCCGGTGTCGAACAAGCGGCAGGACGAGTTCGGCGGCAGTCTGGAAAACCGGCTGCGCTGGCCGTTGCAGGTCTTTGCCGCCATGCGGAAGGTGTGGCCGGCGCACAAGCCGATGTCGGTCCGCATTTCCGCCAATGACTGGGTGGGCGAGGATGGCGTGACCCCCGCCGAGGCGGTCGAGATCGCCCGCGCCTTCCGCGAGGTCGGGGCCGATCTGGTCGACGTCTCGGCCGGGCAGACCTCGGTCGAGGGGCGGCCGGTCTATGGGCGCATGTTCCAGACGCCGTTTTCCGACCGCATCCGCAACGAGACCGGCATCCCGACCATGGCCGTCGGCAATATCTACGAGGCCGATCACGCGAACTCGATCCTCATGGCCGGGCGCGCCGATCTGGTCGCGGTGGGCCGTCCGCATCTGGCCGACCCATATTGGACGCTGCACGAGGCGACCCGGATCGGCGACCGCCATGCCGAATGGCCGCTGCCCTATCTGAACGGCCGCGATCAGGCGTGGCGGCTGGCAGACCGCGAGGCCGAGGCGATCCGGGCATGA
- a CDS encoding SDR family NAD(P)-dependent oxidoreductase: MTDDVPLRDRHVVVTGGGTGVGAAVARVLADAGARVTIMGRREGPLREQGLPWQICDVTDAAAVARAFHAARDAQGRILGVIANAGAAESQPFARMTPDDLAAMLSVNVTGVFNVWQAALADMKAAGWGRMIAIASTAGLKGYAYVSGYCAAKHGVVGLTRALAQELAMTGITANAICPGFIETPMLDRSIANIIDKTGMNRDEARASLTRANPQKRFIQTDEVAQAALYLMGEAARSINGHTLTLSGGEI; the protein is encoded by the coding sequence ATGACCGACGACGTTCCCTTGCGCGACCGCCATGTCGTCGTCACTGGCGGCGGCACCGGCGTCGGTGCGGCGGTGGCACGGGTGCTGGCGGATGCAGGGGCGCGCGTCACCATCATGGGCCGGCGCGAGGGGCCGCTGCGCGAACAGGGCCTGCCCTGGCAGATCTGCGACGTCACCGACGCCGCCGCCGTCGCCCGCGCCTTCCATGCCGCGCGGGACGCGCAGGGGCGGATCCTCGGCGTGATCGCCAATGCCGGCGCGGCGGAAAGCCAGCCCTTTGCGCGCATGACGCCCGACGATCTGGCCGCCATGCTGTCGGTCAATGTGACCGGCGTCTTCAATGTCTGGCAGGCGGCGCTGGCCGACATGAAAGCCGCCGGCTGGGGGCGGATGATCGCCATTGCCTCGACCGCGGGGCTGAAAGGCTATGCCTATGTCTCGGGCTATTGCGCCGCCAAGCACGGCGTCGTGGGCTTGACCCGTGCGCTGGCGCAAGAGCTGGCGATGACCGGGATCACCGCCAACGCCATCTGCCCCGGCTTCATCGAGACGCCGATGCTGGACCGCTCGATCGCCAATATCATCGACAAGACCGGGATGAACCGCGACGAGGCCCGCGCCTCGCTGACCCGCGCCAACCCGCAGAAACGCTTTATCCAGACCGACGAGGTCGCGCAGGCCGCGCTCTATCTGATGGGCGAGGCCGCGCGTTCGATCAACGGTCACACATTGACGCTTTCGGGCGGCGAGATCTGA